A DNA window from Cobetia marina contains the following coding sequences:
- a CDS encoding SpoIIAA family protein: MLTLLKSPADHVVALRLEGSIDQASLAPVIRECDERLARHERISLLVEIERFGLITPAALLNDIGYALRHLGDFEREAIISKAEWLRHVTEFSKHLVRSIEVRHFSPAEREAAYAWVAESPRGSTPSTDPHASAEARHQHDEA; this comes from the coding sequence ATGCTGACATTGCTCAAGAGTCCCGCTGATCACGTCGTCGCCCTGCGGCTGGAAGGCAGCATCGATCAGGCGTCGCTCGCTCCCGTGATCCGCGAATGTGATGAGCGCCTCGCGCGCCATGAGCGCATCTCGTTGCTGGTGGAAATCGAGCGCTTCGGGCTGATCACGCCGGCCGCGCTGCTCAACGATATCGGCTACGCCCTGCGTCATCTTGGCGACTTCGAACGCGAGGCCATCATCAGCAAGGCCGAGTGGTTGCGTCACGTCACCGAATTCAGCAAGCATCTGGTGCGCTCCATCGAAGTCCGCCACTTCTCGCCTGCCGAGCGAGAAGCCGCCTATGCCTGGGTGGCCGAGTCACCCCGTGGCAGCACTCCGAGCACCGATCCGCACGCCTCGGCAGAAGCCCGCCATCAGCACGACGAGGCCTGA
- a CDS encoding formate/nitrite transporter family protein: protein MSDDSSHRPAAQFIASRDVAQEICREACEHIHTLSAPRILVLAILGGAFITMGALFSILLSTGVETHGLQLLLQGVGFSVGFFLVILTGAALFTEANVILPVSALNCSRSDMLRRGLKFWVLAWIGNLLGTMLTGWVISVAQVYSPSTISCWPNWWRRRCTISRQEVPKAGSRWCCRECWATGWSGWRHFSP from the coding sequence ATGTCCGACGATTCGTCCCACCGCCCTGCCGCCCAGTTCATCGCTTCCCGTGATGTGGCACAGGAAATCTGTCGAGAAGCCTGCGAACACATTCATACCCTGTCGGCACCCCGCATTCTGGTACTGGCCATTCTGGGCGGCGCCTTCATCACCATGGGGGCGCTGTTTTCCATCCTGCTGTCGACCGGGGTCGAGACACATGGCTTGCAGCTGCTGCTTCAGGGGGTCGGGTTCTCGGTCGGCTTCTTCCTCGTCATCCTGACCGGCGCCGCCCTCTTTACCGAGGCCAATGTCATTCTGCCGGTCAGTGCGCTCAATTGCTCCCGCAGTGACATGCTGCGGCGCGGCCTGAAGTTCTGGGTACTGGCCTGGATAGGCAATCTGCTCGGCACGATGCTGACAGGCTGGGTGATCTCGGTGGCACAGGTCTACTCCCCCAGCACTATCAGCTGCTGGCCGAACTGGTGGCGAAGAAGATGCACTATCAGCAGACAGGAGGTGCCGAAGGCTGGTTCTCGCTGGTGCTGTCGGGAATGCTGGGCAACTGGATGGTCGGGATGGCGGCATTTCTCGCCGTGA
- a CDS encoding Dol-P-Glc:Glc(2)Man(9)GlcNAc(2)-PP-Dol alpha-1,2-glucosyltransferase — protein MASQDHHAGCAPVRRHPRWRTALVLMVLVSCLGLSLWLVSHHLPIPFVDEGVHFAQIRQFLEGDWHQHPKLTTLTLYHASMALVLMTLQTLGDWLNLPLATATMTGRWPQMPSVDWVRGLSLVGFSVMAFLLWRALPQGYRRLAPSLEAHDARHQASRQCWQWLWLPIIFPYLALVYTDPWIIALVALQLVALVREQRLLLLVLIMAGLGLRQDSIVLLGLWGGLLLCLTHHKAVSEARMAGLATPLRAPLSRLSTWWALFINWWWVLGLPVVAFLGFLLWNGGIAMGDTTRHQAGWHTGNLGYYLAVIGMVFLPLWLSDLPRQWQGVKRACSREGWRRGMPLLLLAVGLWLVLAMSFELTHDYNFQRWTIRNVWLMWWNEHPVARWITLLMSTSVAFWWLRAPLRLGHGGLLLVMLALMICTRELIETRYMLPLITVYQLLRVPERPAVERAMTLWAMAMGVMLLAGLVLTRTLP, from the coding sequence ATGGCGTCACAGGATCATCACGCGGGATGCGCTCCCGTCAGACGACACCCGCGGTGGCGGACCGCTCTGGTGCTGATGGTGCTGGTGTCATGTCTGGGGCTATCCCTGTGGCTGGTGAGCCACCATCTGCCGATTCCCTTCGTCGATGAGGGAGTCCATTTCGCGCAGATCCGCCAGTTTCTGGAGGGCGACTGGCATCAGCATCCCAAGCTGACCACGCTGACGCTCTATCACGCCAGCATGGCGCTGGTACTGATGACGCTCCAGACGCTCGGGGACTGGCTGAATCTGCCGCTGGCGACAGCCACCATGACGGGACGCTGGCCACAGATGCCGTCGGTGGACTGGGTGCGCGGTCTTTCGCTGGTGGGCTTCAGCGTCATGGCGTTCCTCCTCTGGCGGGCATTGCCGCAGGGCTACCGGCGTCTCGCTCCTTCGCTGGAGGCGCACGACGCTCGTCACCAGGCCAGCCGTCAGTGCTGGCAGTGGCTGTGGCTGCCGATCATCTTTCCCTATCTGGCGCTGGTGTATACCGACCCCTGGATCATCGCGCTGGTCGCGTTGCAGCTCGTCGCACTGGTGCGAGAACAGCGTCTGCTGCTGCTGGTATTGATCATGGCGGGATTGGGGTTGCGTCAGGACAGCATCGTGCTGCTGGGGTTGTGGGGCGGCCTGCTGCTGTGTCTGACCCATCACAAGGCCGTGAGCGAGGCGCGGATGGCAGGACTGGCGACTCCCTTGCGCGCGCCGCTCTCTCGGCTCTCCACCTGGTGGGCACTGTTCATCAACTGGTGGTGGGTGCTCGGGCTACCGGTGGTCGCCTTTCTCGGCTTCCTTCTCTGGAATGGCGGCATCGCCATGGGAGACACCACGCGCCATCAGGCCGGTTGGCACACCGGCAATCTCGGCTATTACCTGGCGGTGATCGGCATGGTGTTCCTGCCGCTGTGGCTTTCGGACCTGCCGCGTCAATGGCAGGGGGTGAAGCGTGCATGTTCGCGGGAGGGATGGCGGCGAGGAATGCCGTTGCTGCTGCTGGCGGTCGGCCTGTGGCTGGTGCTGGCAATGAGCTTCGAGCTGACCCATGACTACAACTTCCAGCGCTGGACGATTCGCAATGTCTGGCTGATGTGGTGGAACGAGCACCCGGTCGCGCGCTGGATCACCCTGCTGATGTCCACCAGCGTGGCCTTCTGGTGGCTGAGAGCACCGTTGAGACTGGGGCATGGTGGGCTGCTGCTGGTGATGCTCGCGCTGATGATCTGCACGCGGGAATTGATCGAGACGCGCTACATGCTGCCGTTGATCACCGTGTACCAGCTGCTGCGTGTGCCTGAGCGTCCCGCCGTGGAGCGCGCGATGACGCTGTGGGCCATGGCGATGGGAGTGATGCTGCTGGCGGGACTGGTGCTGACCCGCACCTTGCCCTGA
- the pgsA gene encoding CDP-diacylglycerol--glycerol-3-phosphate 3-phosphatidyltransferase, with protein sequence MSIPNILTLIRILFIPLLVVCFYLPYDWSLPVTALLFALAAVTDWFDGYLARRWNQTTPFGAFLDPVADKLMVAVALGLLIERYDSLWMTIPSLIIIGREIVISALREWMAEIGKRGSVAVSWVGKLKTAAQMLALFMLLYFSPGSLGGDAGLGLLYISAALTLWSMISYLRAAWPELIRSV encoded by the coding sequence ATGAGCATTCCCAATATCCTGACTCTGATCCGCATCCTGTTCATTCCGCTGCTGGTGGTGTGCTTCTATCTGCCATATGACTGGAGCCTGCCCGTCACCGCCCTGCTGTTCGCCCTGGCGGCAGTGACCGACTGGTTCGATGGCTATCTCGCGCGACGCTGGAATCAGACGACGCCCTTCGGCGCCTTCCTGGACCCGGTGGCTGACAAGCTGATGGTCGCCGTGGCATTGGGACTGTTGATCGAACGCTACGACAGCCTGTGGATGACGATTCCCAGCTTGATCATCATCGGTCGCGAGATCGTCATCTCCGCACTGCGCGAATGGATGGCCGAGATCGGCAAGCGCGGCAGCGTGGCAGTCTCATGGGTCGGCAAGCTGAAGACCGCTGCCCAGATGCTCGCCCTGTTCATGCTGCTGTACTTCTCCCCAGGCAGTCTCGGGGGCGATGCCGGCCTCGGCCTGCTGTATATCTCCGCTGCCCTGACGTTGTGGTCGATGATCAGTTACCTGCGTGCGGCATGGCCGGAACTGATACGTTCCGTCTGA
- a CDS encoding formate/nitrite transporter family protein, with product MHYQQTGGAEGWFSLVLSGMLGNWMVGMAAFLAVMGRTIIDKFVPIVLAVSLFVAGNFQHSPANMAYFSMIMPTGEGPGWWDAMRWNILPAGIGNLLGGSLLVALPLWYGLRPKRCE from the coding sequence ATGCACTATCAGCAGACAGGAGGTGCCGAAGGCTGGTTCTCGCTGGTGCTGTCGGGAATGCTGGGCAACTGGATGGTCGGGATGGCGGCATTTCTCGCCGTGATGGGCAGGACCATCATCGACAAGTTCGTGCCCATCGTGCTGGCCGTCAGTCTGTTCGTGGCAGGCAACTTCCAGCACAGCCCGGCCAACATGGCCTATTTCTCGATGATCATGCCGACGGGAGAAGGCCCCGGCTGGTGGGACGCCATGCGCTGGAACATCCTGCCGGCAGGCATCGGCAACCTGCTGGGCGGCAGCCTGCTGGTCGCGCTGCCATTGTGGTACGGACTGCGTCCGAAACGGTGTGAGTGA